A region of Paenibacillus thiaminolyticus DNA encodes the following proteins:
- the ispE gene encoding 4-(cytidine 5'-diphospho)-2-C-methyl-D-erythritol kinase: MKVYEKAPAKINLLLDVLRKRSDGYHEVEMVMTMVDLADRLEMEELPRDTIIISSQAGFIPLDEKNLAFQAAKLIKERYEVKQGVYIHLDKKIPVAAGLAGGSSDAAAALRGLNRLWRLGIPDEELQALGAELGSDVPFCVTGGTAIASGRGERLQPIANPPQCWVILAKPPINVSTADIYGRLRADRITEHPSLADMVQAIDGHDFYGVCRSLGNVLEDVTLPLYPEVQQLKDAMMKLGADGVLMSGSGPTVFGLVSRESKIARIYNGLRGFCKEVYAVRLLGSRQGS; the protein is encoded by the coding sequence GTGAAGGTATACGAGAAAGCGCCGGCCAAAATCAATTTGCTGCTGGACGTGTTGAGAAAGCGCAGCGACGGTTATCACGAAGTAGAGATGGTCATGACCATGGTCGATTTAGCGGATCGTCTCGAGATGGAGGAGCTGCCGCGCGACACCATTATCATTTCCAGCCAGGCGGGCTTCATTCCGCTGGATGAGAAGAACCTGGCGTTCCAGGCGGCGAAGCTGATTAAGGAACGGTACGAAGTGAAGCAGGGCGTATATATTCACCTGGACAAAAAAATTCCCGTTGCCGCCGGACTGGCGGGCGGCAGCAGCGACGCAGCGGCGGCGCTGAGGGGGCTGAACCGGCTGTGGCGGCTCGGCATCCCGGATGAGGAGCTGCAAGCGCTCGGGGCGGAGCTGGGCTCGGACGTGCCCTTCTGCGTCACCGGAGGAACGGCCATCGCGAGCGGAAGAGGAGAGCGGCTCCAGCCGATAGCGAACCCGCCGCAGTGCTGGGTTATTCTGGCCAAGCCGCCGATCAATGTATCCACCGCGGATATTTACGGACGTTTGCGCGCGGATAGAATTACCGAACATCCCTCATTGGCCGATATGGTACAGGCCATCGACGGGCATGACTTCTATGGGGTGTGCCGCTCGCTTGGCAATGTGCTCGAAGACGTGACGCTGCCTCTGTATCCTGAGGTGCAGCAGCTGAAGGATGCGATGATGAAGCTAGGCGCCGACGGCGTCCTGATGTCCGGCAGCGGGCCAACCGTATTCGGTCTCGTGTCGAGGGAGTCGAAGATAGCGAGGATTTATAACGGACTGAGAGGCTTCTGTAAGGAAGTCTATGCGGTACGCCTGCTCGGTTCACGGCAGGGGAGCTGA
- the purR gene encoding pur operon repressor, whose amino-acid sequence MKKMKRSARLVEMTQYLMTKPHTLIPLTTFAERYGAAKSSISEDLAIIKEVFEEEGTGDLLTLAGAAGGVKFMPKCGPDKALPVIEELCTVMEQPDRVLPGGYFYITDILGQPALMNDIGRMFASAFAGREIDVVMTVETKGIPIAYATAAHLNLPVVLVRRDHVVTEGSAVSINYVSGSHKSIHTMTLARRALKERSRVLIVDDFMRAGGTVHGMIELLHEFNAMVAGVGVLVESEDVPKEERLLHDYVSLVRVGTKDPSGRQLVVQPGNYFDEIK is encoded by the coding sequence ATGAAAAAAATGAAGCGCAGCGCCCGCTTGGTTGAAATGACGCAATACCTGATGACGAAGCCCCATACGCTCATTCCACTCACGACCTTTGCAGAACGCTATGGTGCGGCCAAATCGTCCATCAGCGAAGATCTCGCGATTATCAAGGAAGTGTTCGAAGAGGAAGGAACGGGGGATTTGCTTACCCTTGCCGGAGCGGCGGGGGGCGTGAAGTTCATGCCTAAATGCGGTCCGGACAAGGCTCTTCCGGTCATCGAGGAATTATGCACCGTCATGGAGCAGCCTGATCGCGTACTGCCCGGCGGTTATTTCTACATTACGGATATACTTGGCCAACCGGCGCTCATGAATGATATCGGGCGCATGTTCGCTTCCGCGTTCGCAGGGCGCGAGATTGACGTTGTCATGACCGTAGAGACGAAGGGCATCCCGATCGCCTACGCGACGGCCGCGCATCTCAACCTGCCGGTGGTTCTGGTGCGCCGGGACCACGTCGTCACGGAAGGATCAGCCGTCAGCATTAATTATGTATCCGGCTCGCATAAGAGCATTCATACGATGACACTGGCCCGGCGGGCGTTGAAGGAGCGTTCGCGTGTCCTGATCGTGGACGATTTCATGCGCGCGGGCGGAACGGTTCACGGCATGATCGAGCTGCTGCATGAGTTCAATGCGATGGTAGCCGGTGTCGGCGTCCTGGTCGAATCCGAAGACGTCCCGAAGGAAGAGCGGCTGCTTCACGACTATGTCTCCCTCGTCCGGGTTGGAACGAAGGACCCAAGCGGCCGGCAGCTTGTTGTTCAGCCCGGCAATTATTTCGATGAAATAAAGTAA
- a CDS encoding RidA family protein: protein MSEKIVPVATKEAPAAIGPYSQAVQWGNLVFTSGQIPLTAEGQLVEGGIEEQTHQVFRNLKAVLEEAGTSLDKVLKATVFLKDMNQFTQINAIYEAYFGSHKPARSTVEVARLPKDVLVEIELIAAI from the coding sequence ATGTCTGAGAAAATAGTTCCTGTAGCGACGAAAGAAGCTCCTGCGGCGATTGGTCCCTATTCGCAAGCGGTGCAATGGGGCAATCTCGTATTTACCTCCGGTCAAATACCGCTGACTGCGGAAGGCCAGCTTGTAGAGGGCGGCATCGAGGAGCAGACCCATCAAGTATTCCGCAATTTGAAGGCCGTGCTGGAGGAAGCAGGAACCTCTTTGGACAAAGTACTCAAGGCGACCGTGTTCCTCAAGGATATGAATCAATTCACTCAAATCAACGCCATCTATGAAGCTTATTTCGGCTCGCATAAGCCGGCTCGCTCCACCGTGGAAGTGGCGCGGCTGCCCAAAGATGTGCTTGTCGAAATCGAACTAATCGCTGCGATTTAA
- the spoVG gene encoding septation regulator SpoVG has protein sequence MQITDVRLRRVNTEGRMKAIASITIDNEFVVHDIRVIDGNNGMFVAMPSKRTPDGEFRDIAHPISSATREKIQAAVLSEYERAATEEEVIEEGA, from the coding sequence GTGCAAATTACTGATGTAAGACTCCGCCGCGTCAACACAGAGGGGAGAATGAAAGCAATCGCTTCCATTACGATTGATAATGAGTTTGTCGTTCACGACATCCGCGTTATCGATGGTAACAACGGCATGTTCGTTGCCATGCCAAGCAAACGGACGCCGGACGGCGAATTCCGCGATATTGCGCATCCGATTTCATCTGCAACACGCGAGAAAATTCAAGCTGCGGTACTGTCTGAATACGAGCGTGCGGCAACGGAAGAGGAAGTTATTGAAGAAGGCGCATAA
- the glmU gene encoding bifunctional UDP-N-acetylglucosamine diphosphorylase/glucosamine-1-phosphate N-acetyltransferase GlmU, giving the protein MKRIAIVLAAGQGKRMKSKLYKVLHPVCGQPMVGHVLDAVEQVRCERTVVIVGHGAEAVQSYLGERAEFALQAEQLGTGHAVKQAKALLDGEKGTTLVICGDTPLVTSETLAKLMELHEGAQASATILTAELDQPAGYGRVVRGADGSVMKIVEQKDCTPEEQRIREINTGTYCFDNEKLFAALEQITNQNAQQEYYLTDVIGILKSQGEIVQAYCTADEAESIGVNDRCALAEAERLMRERINKRHMVNGVTITDPAQTYIEAIVRIGADTVIEPGTTLRGSTVIGEDCVIGPNSDVTDSVIGDRVHIKQSVLQEAAVGSGSSIGPFAYLRPGAKLGEQVKVGDFVEIKNASLDDHAKVSHLSYIGDAKVGKNVNIGCGAITVNYDGHNKSVTEIGDDAFIGSNVNLIAPIKVGDGAYVVAGSTVTHDIPAGDLAIARERQTNKPGYADKIRARAKAKKERNS; this is encoded by the coding sequence TTGAAAAGAATAGCCATTGTGCTTGCCGCCGGACAAGGCAAACGCATGAAGTCTAAGCTCTATAAAGTGCTTCATCCGGTGTGCGGCCAACCGATGGTGGGCCATGTACTCGATGCGGTGGAGCAGGTGCGCTGCGAACGCACCGTTGTCATTGTGGGGCATGGCGCCGAAGCGGTTCAAAGCTATCTGGGCGAACGGGCAGAGTTCGCGCTTCAAGCCGAGCAGCTTGGCACAGGACATGCCGTGAAGCAAGCCAAGGCGCTTCTGGACGGGGAGAAGGGAACGACTCTCGTCATTTGTGGTGACACTCCGCTAGTCACTTCCGAGACGCTGGCGAAGCTGATGGAGCTTCATGAAGGCGCACAAGCGTCGGCAACGATTTTGACGGCTGAACTGGATCAGCCGGCCGGATACGGCCGCGTGGTCCGCGGAGCAGACGGTTCGGTCATGAAAATTGTTGAGCAGAAGGACTGCACGCCGGAAGAACAGCGCATCCGGGAGATTAATACGGGCACGTATTGCTTCGACAATGAGAAGCTGTTCGCTGCTTTGGAGCAGATTACGAACCAGAATGCTCAGCAGGAATATTATTTGACCGACGTTATCGGTATTTTGAAATCGCAAGGAGAGATTGTGCAGGCGTACTGTACGGCGGACGAAGCCGAGTCGATTGGCGTCAACGATCGGTGTGCCCTCGCCGAGGCCGAACGGCTGATGCGGGAGCGGATCAACAAGCGTCATATGGTGAATGGCGTGACGATTACGGATCCGGCGCAGACCTATATCGAAGCGATCGTTCGGATTGGCGCGGATACCGTCATTGAACCCGGCACGACGCTGCGGGGCAGCACGGTCATCGGGGAAGATTGCGTGATCGGTCCGAACAGCGATGTGACCGATTCGGTTATCGGTGATCGCGTGCACATCAAGCAATCGGTCCTGCAGGAGGCGGCCGTCGGCAGCGGCAGCAGTATCGGGCCATTTGCTTACTTGCGTCCTGGCGCCAAGCTGGGAGAGCAAGTGAAGGTTGGCGATTTCGTAGAGATTAAGAATGCTTCTCTGGACGATCATGCCAAAGTATCGCATTTAAGCTATATAGGGGATGCGAAGGTAGGGAAGAATGTCAATATCGGTTGCGGCGCGATAACCGTCAACTATGACGGACATAATAAATCCGTTACCGAGATCGGAGACGACGCGTTCATTGGCAGCAATGTCAATCTGATCGCCCCGATTAAGGTCGGGGACGGAGCATATGTCGTCGCCGGTTCGACCGTTACGCATGATATCCCTGCCGGCGATCTCGCCATTGCCCGTGAGCGGCAGACGAACAAGCCGGGGTACGCGGACAAGATTCGCGCTCGTGCAAAGGCAAAAAAAGAGCGGAACTCCTAA
- a CDS encoding ribose-phosphate diphosphokinase, whose amino-acid sequence MTYCDSKLKIFTCNSNPQLAHQIAEYIGIPMGDAVTTSFSDGEIQIKLSESVRGCDVYVVQSTCDPVNDSLMELLVMVDALKRASAKSINVVIPYYGYARQDRKARSRDPITAKLVANLIETAGAHRVITMDLHATQIQGFFDIPVDHLLGVPILAQYFRSKQLENIVVVSPDHGGVVRARKLADFLNAPLAIIDKRRPEPNVSEVMNIIGDIKGKTAIIIDDIIDTAGTIVLGANALVKAGVKDVYACCTHPVLSGPAMERLENSPFKEVIVTDTIPIKHENPSSKLKVLSVAPLMGEAIIRVHEELSISKLFEIE is encoded by the coding sequence ATGACGTATTGTGATTCCAAGTTGAAAATATTCACTTGCAACTCCAATCCACAATTGGCGCATCAAATCGCCGAGTACATCGGCATTCCTATGGGAGATGCCGTAACGACAAGCTTCAGCGACGGTGAGATTCAGATCAAGCTCTCCGAGAGCGTTCGCGGCTGCGACGTCTATGTCGTACAGTCGACATGCGATCCGGTGAACGACAGCCTCATGGAGCTGCTCGTCATGGTCGACGCGCTCAAGCGAGCGTCCGCCAAGAGCATTAACGTCGTCATTCCTTATTATGGCTATGCAAGACAGGACCGCAAGGCCCGTTCCCGCGATCCGATTACAGCGAAGCTGGTAGCCAATCTGATTGAGACGGCAGGCGCGCACCGCGTCATTACGATGGATTTGCACGCAACACAGATTCAAGGATTTTTCGATATCCCGGTAGACCATTTGCTGGGAGTGCCTATTCTGGCCCAATACTTCCGCTCGAAGCAATTGGAAAATATTGTAGTCGTATCGCCGGATCATGGCGGCGTCGTTCGCGCGCGCAAGCTGGCAGACTTCCTGAATGCCCCGCTGGCGATTATCGACAAGCGCCGTCCGGAGCCGAACGTGAGCGAGGTCATGAACATTATCGGTGATATCAAAGGCAAGACCGCGATCATCATCGATGACATCATTGATACCGCGGGCACGATCGTGCTCGGCGCCAACGCGTTGGTGAAGGCGGGCGTGAAGGATGTGTATGCTTGCTGCACGCACCCGGTTCTGTCCGGTCCAGCGATGGAACGATTGGAGAATTCACCATTCAAAGAAGTGATTGTGACGGATACGATTCCAATCAAGCATGAGAATCCTTCCAGCAAATTGAAAGTGCTGTCGGTTGCTCCGTTAATGGGTGAAGCCATTATTCGCGTTCATGAAGAATTGTCCATCAGCAAGCTGTTCGAGATTGAATAA
- the pth gene encoding aminoacyl-tRNA hydrolase, giving the protein MKWIVGLGNPGMQYASTRHNIGFMAIDRLAERNQIQVRDSKCKALIGEGRVGTEKIVLIKPMTYMNLSGEAVRAYMDYYKADPADLIVLYDDMDTELGKVRLRYQGSSGGHNGIKSIIQHLGTQSFNRVRMGISRPQPGREIVDYVLSPFAKAERDKLEEAIDKTCDAVEFALIHPFDQTMAKFNG; this is encoded by the coding sequence TTGAAATGGATTGTAGGGCTCGGGAATCCGGGCATGCAGTACGCGTCCACTCGCCACAATATCGGCTTCATGGCGATAGACAGGCTGGCGGAGCGCAATCAGATTCAGGTGCGCGACAGCAAATGCAAGGCCCTGATTGGCGAAGGGCGCGTCGGCACGGAGAAAATCGTGCTGATTAAGCCGATGACCTATATGAATCTATCAGGCGAAGCGGTCCGAGCCTATATGGATTATTACAAGGCCGATCCGGCAGACCTGATCGTATTGTATGATGATATGGATACCGAGCTGGGCAAGGTCCGCCTGCGGTATCAAGGAAGCTCCGGCGGGCACAACGGCATCAAGTCGATCATTCAGCACTTGGGCACGCAGTCGTTCAACCGGGTGCGCATGGGCATCTCCCGTCCACAGCCGGGACGCGAGATCGTGGATTATGTCCTGTCGCCCTTCGCCAAGGCCGAGCGGGACAAGCTGGAGGAAGCCATTGACAAAACCTGCGATGCAGTCGAATTCGCGCTGATCCATCCGTTTGATCAGACCATGGCCAAATTTAACGGATAA
- a CDS encoding anti-sigma-F factor Fin: MSVNYVCKHCHTLIGRVEGSEIDETRLGFHLLTEAERHEYIKVHTNGDVTVRMTCDFCTEAIQMHPELSLLSSPLQ; this comes from the coding sequence ATGTCTGTGAATTATGTCTGCAAACATTGTCATACGTTAATCGGGCGCGTCGAAGGGAGCGAGATCGACGAGACGAGACTCGGCTTTCATCTGCTGACTGAGGCAGAGCGCCATGAATATATTAAGGTTCATACCAATGGAGACGTAACGGTGCGAATGACTTGCGATTTTTGTACAGAAGCGATCCAGATGCACCCCGAATTGTCCTTGCTGTCATCGCCTTTGCAATGA